From Rhodopseudomonas palustris, a single genomic window includes:
- a CDS encoding beta-ketoacyl-ACP synthase gives MADTDTSRAEPIEAWITGIGLATSLAEGLDAHWDALNERRVNVDTKGFSPYVVHPLAPLSFDKQIPKKGDQRQMESWQRIGTYAAGLALDSAGLKGNTEILSRMDMIVAAGGGERDLAVDSAVLNAEGYGTVPPGALNERLMNDLRPTLFLAQLSNLLAGNIAIVHGVTGSSRTFMGEEEAGVDAARIALARIAAGQSDIALIGAAQNGERKDLLMLYEFGDFNLKDHYAPVFARGPKGGFALGSGAAFLVIESKSHAEARGAKPYARLKNVVADQSRRRNAGDVTTSLEKLWTELGPGDGATAIITGATGAEPVTAEETAFLRNHANAPVRGTATPFGHVMEAQFPLGIALAALSLSRGALYPPNDPTGLEVEMGTTPDQIVVIGAGHWRGEGMALVEAVR, from the coding sequence ATGGCTGACACCGACACGTCCCGCGCCGAACCGATCGAAGCCTGGATCACCGGCATCGGCCTCGCCACTTCGCTGGCCGAAGGACTCGACGCCCATTGGGATGCGCTCAACGAACGCCGCGTCAACGTCGATACCAAGGGCTTCTCGCCCTACGTGGTGCATCCGCTGGCGCCGCTCAGCTTCGACAAGCAGATCCCGAAAAAGGGCGATCAGCGCCAGATGGAATCTTGGCAGCGGATCGGCACCTACGCGGCCGGACTCGCGCTCGACTCGGCGGGCCTCAAGGGCAACACCGAAATCCTGTCTCGGATGGACATGATCGTTGCCGCTGGCGGCGGTGAACGTGATCTCGCGGTCGACTCCGCGGTGCTCAACGCCGAGGGCTACGGCACCGTGCCGCCCGGCGCGCTCAACGAGCGCCTCATGAACGACCTGCGCCCCACGCTGTTCCTCGCACAGCTCTCCAATCTGCTCGCCGGCAACATCGCGATCGTGCACGGCGTCACCGGCTCGTCCCGCACTTTCATGGGCGAAGAGGAAGCCGGCGTCGACGCTGCGCGGATTGCGCTGGCGCGGATCGCGGCCGGCCAGAGCGACATCGCGCTGATCGGCGCCGCCCAGAATGGCGAGCGCAAAGACCTGCTGATGCTGTACGAGTTCGGCGACTTCAATCTGAAGGACCACTACGCGCCGGTGTTCGCGCGCGGTCCCAAGGGCGGCTTCGCGCTCGGCTCGGGCGCGGCGTTCCTGGTGATCGAGTCGAAGTCACATGCCGAAGCGCGCGGCGCAAAGCCGTATGCGCGGCTGAAGAACGTCGTCGCCGACCAGTCGCGCCGCCGCAACGCCGGCGACGTCACCACGTCGCTGGAAAAGCTGTGGACTGAGCTCGGCCCGGGCGACGGCGCGACCGCGATCATCACCGGTGCGACCGGCGCCGAGCCGGTGACCGCTGAGGAAACCGCGTTCCTGCGCAATCACGCCAACGCGCCGGTGCGCGGCACCGCGACGCCGTTCGGCCACGTGATGGAGGCGCAATTCCCGCTCGGCATCGCGCTCGCGGCGTTGTCGCTGTCGCGCGGCGCGCTGTATCCGCCGAACGACCCGACCGGGCTCGAAGTTGAAATGGGTACCACCCCCGACCAGATAGTCGTGATCGGGGCGGGCCACTGGCGCGGCGAAGGCATGGCGCTGGTCGAAGCCGTTCGGTAA
- a CDS encoding 3-hydroxyacyl-ACP dehydratase FabZ family protein: MNLEYFHLIDRIAELRLADRSITVEARVPETSTIFEGHFPGYPLMPGVLLIETMAQSSGWLLIALMQFQRMPFLAAVKEAKMRSFVTPGETLSIDVSVVHEGSGFTMTAAKIKSGGKLACDATLTFRHVPFPHPDLRGHMEAMAKQIGFPEQMIHG, translated from the coding sequence ATGAACCTTGAATATTTCCACCTGATCGACCGCATCGCCGAGCTTCGCCTCGCCGACCGCAGCATCACGGTCGAGGCACGGGTGCCCGAGACCAGCACGATCTTCGAAGGCCACTTTCCCGGCTATCCGCTGATGCCGGGCGTGCTGCTGATCGAGACGATGGCCCAGAGTTCGGGCTGGCTCTTGATCGCGCTGATGCAGTTTCAGCGCATGCCGTTCCTGGCCGCGGTCAAGGAAGCCAAGATGCGCAGCTTCGTGACGCCTGGCGAGACGCTGTCGATCGACGTCTCGGTGGTGCACGAAGGCTCCGGCTTCACCATGACCGCAGCGAAGATCAAGAGCGGCGGCAAGCTGGCGTGCGATGCAACGCTGACCTTCCGCCACGTCCCGTTTCCGCATCCCGATCTGCGTGGGCATATGGAAGCGATGGCGAAGCAAATCGGATTTCCGGAGCAGATGATCCATGGCTGA
- a CDS encoding acyl carrier protein: protein MTSTFDRVATIIAETCDIPRETITPESHAIDDLGIDSLDFLDIAFAIDKAFGIKLPLEKWTQEVNDGKATTEQYFVLKNLAARIDELVAAKGA from the coding sequence ATGACTTCCACATTCGATCGGGTGGCCACCATCATCGCGGAAACCTGCGACATTCCGCGCGAAACGATCACCCCGGAAAGCCACGCGATCGACGACCTCGGGATCGACAGCCTCGATTTCCTCGACATCGCGTTCGCGATCGACAAGGCGTTCGGTATCAAGCTGCCGCTCGAGAAGTGGACCCAGGAGGTCAACGACGGCAAGGCGACCACCGAGCAGTATTTCGTTCTCAAGAATCTCGCCGCCCGCATCGACGAACTGGTTGCCGCCAAGGGCGCGTAG
- a CDS encoding MgtC/SapB family protein, producing MLPWWEILLRLGVAALAGGLIGLNRDLKNKPIGMRTLALVALASAMLVAHADHSAASDQLSDPASRVIQGILTGIGFLGAGVIMRSGNRLEIHGLTTAACTWLAAGIGIVCGAGQWLIVGVALVITFVVLIGGHPTERVLHRLLGGRKDERSSGAAPED from the coding sequence TTGCTGCCTTGGTGGGAGATCCTGCTACGTCTCGGCGTTGCGGCGCTCGCCGGCGGGCTGATCGGCCTCAACCGCGACCTCAAGAACAAGCCGATCGGAATGCGAACGCTGGCGCTGGTGGCGCTGGCTTCGGCGATGCTGGTCGCCCACGCCGATCATTCGGCGGCGAGTGATCAACTGTCCGATCCGGCCAGCCGGGTGATTCAGGGCATTCTCACCGGCATCGGTTTCCTCGGTGCCGGCGTGATCATGCGCAGCGGCAACCGGCTGGAGATCCACGGGCTCACCACGGCGGCCTGTACCTGGCTGGCGGCGGGCATCGGCATTGTTTGCGGCGCCGGGCAATGGCTGATCGTCGGGGTGGCGCTAGTGATCACTTTCGTCGTGCTGATCGGCGGACATCCGACCGAACGCGTGCTGCACCGTCTGCTCGGCGGCCGGAAGGACGAACGCAGCAGCGGCGCAGCTCCCGAAGATTGA
- a CDS encoding peroxidase-related enzyme (This protein belongs to a clade of uncharacterized proteins related to peroxidases such as the alkylhydroperoxidase AhpD.) yields the protein MTTSPAVSRFPVPSLGQMPDDIRTRIVGVQEKSGFVPNVFLALAARPDEFRAFFAYHDALMEKDSGLSKAEREMIVVATSAANQCQYCVIAHGAILRIRAKNPQIADQIAVNYRKADISPRQKAMLDFAMKVSRSAETVGDADFDTLKAHGFNDDDVWDITAVAAFFALSNRMANVTAMRPNDEFYLMGRLPKP from the coding sequence ATGACCACCTCTCCTGCCGTCTCCCGCTTTCCCGTCCCGTCGCTCGGGCAAATGCCCGACGACATTCGCACCCGCATCGTCGGTGTGCAGGAAAAGTCCGGCTTCGTGCCGAACGTGTTCTTGGCCCTGGCGGCGCGCCCCGACGAGTTCCGGGCCTTCTTCGCTTATCACGACGCGCTGATGGAGAAGGACAGCGGGCTCAGCAAGGCCGAGCGCGAAATGATCGTGGTCGCGACCTCGGCGGCCAATCAGTGCCAGTATTGTGTGATCGCGCACGGCGCGATCCTTCGTATCCGCGCCAAGAACCCGCAGATCGCCGACCAGATCGCAGTCAACTACCGAAAAGCCGATATCTCGCCGCGGCAGAAGGCGATGCTCGACTTCGCAATGAAGGTGAGCCGTTCCGCCGAGACCGTCGGCGATGCCGACTTCGACACCCTGAAGGCCCATGGCTTCAACGACGACGACGTCTGGGACATCACCGCCGTCGCGGCGTTCTTCGCGCTGTCGAACCGGATGGCCAACGTCACCGCGATGCGGCCGAACGACGAATTCTACCTGATGGGGCGGCTGCCGAAGCCGTAG
- a CDS encoding ATP-binding protein — protein sequence MAEAVAQAPFGKVISVRGSGARVGLLPSSRLTPSAVRATVGRFVSIRTASSTIIAMITEVSSENLADADGYIAIASVDLLGEILPGPVRAKFQRGVTNYPTIGDGVEPISSEDLRIVYAPTGSDQIDVGTLQQDPSVIAYVDIEEMLSKHFAVLGSTGVGKSTGVSLLLNEILKSRPSLRIFLLDVHNEYGRCFGDRALVLNPRNLKLPFWLFNFEEIVDVLFAGRPGVPEELDILAEVIPIAKGLYVQYTSTDRLGLKRVDPKSIGYTADTPVPYRLVDLISQIDERMGKLENRSSRIIYHKLISRIETVRNDPRYAFMFDNANVGGDTMAEVISHLFRLPANGKPMTIMQLAGFPAEVVDSVVSVLCRMAFDFGLWSDGVSPLLFVCEEAHRYAAADRAIGFGPTRKAVSRIAKEGRKYGVYLGLVTQRPAELDATILSQCNTLFAMRLANDRDQSLLRSAVSDAAANLLSFVPSLGTREVLAFGEGVALPTRLRFKEVPAHQLPRSEAAISTVPSGAAGSDMHFVSAVLERWRGATSHRDVPNDPGFTERPLARAVDAPMLQPSLGLDPDRFSLLKKPLR from the coding sequence ATGGCAGAAGCTGTTGCTCAGGCGCCGTTCGGCAAGGTGATCTCGGTGCGCGGCTCAGGTGCGCGCGTCGGGCTGCTGCCGTCGAGTCGGCTGACGCCGTCCGCGGTTCGCGCCACCGTCGGTCGCTTCGTCAGCATCCGCACCGCAAGCTCGACCATCATCGCAATGATCACCGAGGTGTCGAGCGAGAATCTCGCCGATGCCGATGGGTACATCGCAATCGCCTCGGTCGATTTGCTCGGCGAGATTTTGCCCGGCCCGGTGCGTGCCAAATTCCAGCGGGGCGTCACCAACTACCCGACGATCGGCGACGGGGTCGAGCCGATATCCAGCGAAGACCTGCGCATCGTCTACGCGCCGACCGGCTCCGACCAGATCGACGTCGGCACGCTGCAGCAGGACCCGTCGGTGATCGCTTATGTCGACATCGAAGAAATGCTGTCGAAGCACTTTGCGGTGCTCGGCTCGACCGGCGTCGGCAAATCGACCGGCGTGTCGCTTCTGCTCAACGAGATCCTGAAGTCGCGGCCGTCGCTACGCATCTTCCTGCTCGACGTCCACAACGAATACGGCCGTTGCTTCGGCGATCGCGCGCTGGTGCTGAACCCGCGCAATCTGAAGCTGCCGTTCTGGCTGTTCAATTTCGAGGAGATCGTCGACGTGCTGTTCGCCGGCCGCCCCGGCGTCCCCGAAGAGCTCGACATCCTCGCCGAGGTGATCCCGATCGCCAAGGGCCTCTATGTCCAATACACCAGCACCGATCGGCTCGGCCTGAAGCGGGTCGATCCGAAGTCGATCGGCTACACCGCCGACACCCCGGTGCCCTATCGCCTCGTCGACCTGATCTCGCAGATCGACGAGCGCATGGGCAAGCTAGAAAACCGCTCTTCGCGCATCATCTATCACAAGCTGATCTCGCGGATCGAAACGGTGCGCAACGATCCGCGCTACGCCTTCATGTTCGACAACGCCAATGTCGGCGGCGACACCATGGCGGAAGTGATCAGCCATCTGTTCCGCCTGCCGGCCAACGGCAAGCCGATGACCATCATGCAGCTCGCCGGGTTCCCGGCCGAAGTCGTCGACTCGGTGGTGTCGGTACTGTGCCGGATGGCGTTCGACTTCGGACTGTGGAGCGACGGCGTGTCGCCGCTGCTGTTCGTGTGCGAAGAAGCGCACCGCTACGCCGCCGCCGACCGCGCCATCGGCTTCGGTCCGACCCGCAAGGCGGTATCGCGCATCGCCAAGGAGGGCCGCAAATACGGCGTGTATCTTGGCCTCGTCACCCAGCGCCCGGCCGAGCTCGACGCCACCATCCTGTCGCAATGCAATACGCTGTTCGCGATGCGGCTCGCCAACGACCGCGACCAGTCGCTGTTGCGCTCCGCGGTGTCGGACGCCGCCGCCAATCTGCTGTCGTTCGTGCCCTCGCTCGGCACCCGCGAAGTGCTGGCGTTCGGCGAAGGCGTCGCGCTGCCGACCCGGCTGCGCTTCAAGGAAGTGCCGGCGCATCAACTGCCGCGCAGCGAGGCCGCGATCTCCACCGTGCCGTCGGGCGCCGCCGGCAGCGACATGCACTTCGTCAGCGCAGTGCTGGAACGCTGGCGTGGGGCAACCTCGCATCGCGACGTGCCCAATGATCCGGGCTTCACCGAGCGACCGCTGGCACGCGCCGTGGATGCGCCGATGCTGCAACCCTCGCTCGGCCTCGACCCCGACCGCTTCTCGCTGCTGAAGAAGCCGCTGCGCTGA
- the serB gene encoding phosphoserine phosphatase SerB produces MSLVATLICNPNNPALDSTVIEGARAVLPQPNEAVWLHDEIAADIFFASTEDPLVLADRLRAARGDLPVDVVVQPAATRRKKLFLADMDSTMIGQECIDELAGFVGLKDHVAAITERAMRGEIEFEPALRERVALLKGLPLEVIGRVLDTRITLTPGGRAVVQTMRKHGAYTCLVSGGFTQFTQVVAERLGFAEHRANELLNQDGKLTGTVAEPILGRDAKLATLLELREADDLDAIDTLVVGDGANDLGMIQAAGLGIAYHAKPAVAAAAHGRIDHGDLTALLYAQGYRRDEFVGD; encoded by the coding sequence ATGTCGCTCGTCGCCACGCTCATCTGCAATCCGAACAATCCCGCGCTGGATTCGACCGTGATCGAGGGAGCGCGTGCGGTGCTGCCCCAGCCCAACGAAGCGGTCTGGCTGCACGACGAGATCGCCGCCGACATCTTCTTCGCGAGCACCGAAGATCCCCTGGTGCTGGCCGACCGGCTGCGCGCCGCGCGCGGCGACCTGCCGGTCGATGTCGTGGTGCAGCCTGCCGCGACCCGGCGCAAGAAGCTTTTTCTCGCCGACATGGATTCGACCATGATCGGCCAGGAATGCATCGACGAGCTCGCCGGCTTCGTCGGGCTGAAGGACCACGTCGCCGCCATCACCGAGCGGGCGATGCGGGGTGAGATCGAGTTCGAGCCGGCGCTGCGCGAGCGCGTCGCGCTGCTCAAGGGCCTGCCGCTCGAGGTGATCGGCCGGGTGCTCGACACCCGGATCACACTGACGCCCGGCGGCCGTGCGGTGGTGCAGACGATGCGCAAGCATGGCGCCTATACGTGCCTCGTCTCCGGCGGCTTCACCCAGTTCACCCAAGTGGTCGCCGAGCGGCTCGGCTTTGCCGAACACCGCGCCAATGAGCTGCTGAACCAGGATGGCAAGCTGACCGGAACCGTCGCCGAGCCGATTCTGGGCCGCGACGCCAAGCTGGCGACCCTGCTGGAGCTGCGCGAAGCCGACGATCTCGATGCGATCGACACCCTGGTGGTCGGCGACGGCGCCAACGATCTCGGCATGATCCAGGCCGCCGGGCTCGGCATCGCCTACCATGCCAAGCCGGCGGTCGCCGCCGCCGCGCACGGCCGCATCGACCATGGCGACCTGACCGCCCTGCTCTATGCACAAGGCTATCGCCGCGATGAGTTCGTCGGCGACTGA
- the miaA gene encoding tRNA (adenosine(37)-N6)-dimethylallyltransferase MiaA: MTAEGPERRGRRPAAVLIAGPTASGKSALALRLAEARGGAVINTDSMQVYRDLRIITARPTPDEEALVPHLLYGTVDAAVNFSAGAYVEAAAAALAEARSAGLLPILIGGTGLYFKALTRGLSAVPPVPAEVRDAVRLRLDRDGVLALHAELARHDPEAAARLAPADRTRIARALEVVLATGRPLTDWHRQASPPLLPADEVAAVFLAPDREALYERIDSRFAAMLQAGALDEVSALAERRLDPLLPAMKAHGVPALIRHLRGEIGLDEAAAIGAADTRHYAKRQFTWFRHQLPEFRWVKPEEAGALLDNVIRGRA, translated from the coding sequence ATGACAGCGGAGGGTCCGGAACGGCGCGGCCGGCGGCCGGCGGCCGTGCTTATCGCAGGGCCGACCGCCAGCGGCAAGTCGGCCTTGGCGCTAAGGCTGGCCGAGGCGAGGGGCGGTGCCGTGATCAACACCGACTCGATGCAGGTGTATCGCGACCTCCGGATCATCACCGCCCGGCCGACGCCGGACGAGGAGGCGCTGGTGCCGCACCTTCTTTATGGCACGGTCGATGCCGCGGTGAATTTCTCTGCCGGAGCCTATGTCGAGGCGGCCGCTGCGGCGCTGGCGGAGGCGCGCTCTGCCGGACTGCTGCCGATCCTGATCGGCGGCACCGGCCTATATTTCAAGGCGCTGACACGGGGACTGTCGGCGGTGCCGCCGGTGCCGGCCGAGGTCCGCGACGCGGTGCGGCTGCGGCTCGACCGGGACGGGGTATTGGCGCTGCATGCAGAGCTGGCGCGTCATGATCCGGAGGCGGCAGCGCGGCTGGCGCCGGCCGACCGGACGCGAATCGCCCGCGCGCTGGAGGTCGTGCTGGCGACCGGTCGGCCATTGACCGACTGGCACCGGCAAGCGTCGCCGCCGCTGCTGCCTGCCGACGAGGTGGCGGCGGTATTTCTGGCTCCGGATCGCGAGGCGCTGTACGAGCGCATCGACTCCCGATTTGCCGCGATGCTGCAGGCCGGCGCGCTGGATGAGGTTTCGGCGCTGGCCGAACGCCGGCTCGACCCGTTGCTGCCGGCGATGAAGGCGCACGGCGTGCCGGCGTTGATCCGGCATCTGCGCGGCGAGATCGGTTTGGACGAGGCGGCTGCGATCGGCGCCGCCGACACCCGGCATTATGCCAAGCGGCAGTTCACCTGGTTTCGGCATCAGTTGCCGGAATTCCGGTGGGTGAAGCCGGAGGAGGCGGGCGCATTGCTGGACAATGTCATTCGGGGGCGCGCGTAG
- a CDS encoding acetolactate synthase 3 large subunit, with protein sequence MSDSNSHDPNQMTGAAMIVRAMKDHGVEHIFGYPGGAVLPIYDEIFQQSDVQHILVRHEQGAGHAAEGYARSTGKPGVVLVTSGPGATNMVTPLADALMDSIPLVCITGQVPTHLIGNDAFQECDTVGITRPCTKHNWLVRRIEDLPKVLHEAFYVATSGRPGPVVVDVPKDVQFATGTYHPPRKADVHVSYVPSKKGDPAQIRKAVALLANAKRPVIYSGGGVVNSGPEASRLLRELVEITDFPITSTLMGLGAYPASGKNWLGMLGMHGTYEANMTMHDCDVMLCIGARFDDRITGRTDAFAPNAKKIHIDIDPSSINKNIRVDVPIIGDVATVLTDLLSVFKTEAKKPDTKQWWQQVATWRARNSLAYKKNNDVIMPQYAIQRLYEATRGRDTYITTEVGQHQMWAAQFYGFEQPKRWMTSGGLGTMGYGLPAALGVQVAHPGSLVIDIAGDASVQMTIQEMATAVQYELPIKIFILNNQYMGMVRQWQQLLHGNRLSHSYTEAMPDFVKLAEAYGAVGMQVIKPSDLDGAIQDMIKVNKPVLFDCRVAALENCFPMIPSGKAHNEMLLPAEATDEATAAAFAGGKALV encoded by the coding sequence ATGAGCGACAGCAACAGCCACGATCCGAACCAGATGACCGGTGCGGCGATGATCGTCCGCGCGATGAAGGATCACGGTGTCGAGCACATCTTCGGCTATCCGGGCGGTGCGGTACTTCCGATCTACGACGAGATCTTCCAGCAGTCCGACGTCCAGCACATCCTGGTCCGGCACGAGCAGGGCGCCGGCCATGCGGCCGAGGGCTATGCGCGCTCGACCGGCAAGCCGGGCGTTGTGCTGGTGACCTCGGGCCCGGGCGCCACCAACATGGTGACGCCGCTGGCCGACGCGCTGATGGATTCGATCCCGCTGGTGTGCATCACCGGTCAGGTTCCGACCCATCTGATCGGCAACGACGCCTTCCAGGAATGCGACACCGTCGGCATCACCCGGCCGTGCACCAAGCATAATTGGCTGGTGCGCCGGATCGAGGATCTGCCGAAGGTGCTGCACGAGGCGTTCTACGTCGCGACCTCGGGCCGTCCGGGCCCGGTGGTGGTCGACGTGCCGAAGGACGTGCAGTTCGCCACCGGCACCTATCATCCGCCGCGCAAGGCCGACGTCCACGTCTCCTACGTGCCGAGCAAGAAGGGCGATCCCGCTCAGATCCGCAAGGCGGTGGCGCTGCTGGCGAACGCCAAGCGGCCGGTGATCTATTCCGGCGGCGGCGTGGTCAATTCCGGCCCCGAAGCGTCGCGGCTGCTGCGCGAACTGGTCGAGATCACCGACTTCCCGATCACCTCGACGCTGATGGGCCTCGGCGCCTATCCGGCCTCGGGCAAGAACTGGCTCGGTATGCTCGGCATGCACGGTACCTACGAAGCCAACATGACGATGCACGATTGCGACGTCATGCTGTGCATCGGCGCGCGGTTCGACGACCGCATCACCGGCCGCACCGACGCATTCGCGCCGAACGCCAAGAAGATCCACATCGACATCGATCCGTCGTCGATCAACAAGAACATCCGGGTCGACGTGCCGATCATCGGCGACGTCGCCACCGTGCTGACCGACCTCTTGAGCGTGTTCAAGACCGAGGCCAAGAAGCCCGACACCAAGCAGTGGTGGCAGCAGGTCGCGACCTGGCGTGCGCGCAATTCGCTCGCCTACAAGAAGAACAACGACGTCATCATGCCGCAATACGCGATCCAGCGGCTGTACGAGGCGACCCGCGGCCGTGACACCTACATCACCACCGAAGTCGGCCAGCATCAGATGTGGGCGGCGCAGTTCTACGGCTTCGAACAGCCGAAGCGCTGGATGACCTCCGGCGGCCTCGGCACCATGGGCTACGGTCTGCCGGCGGCGCTCGGCGTGCAGGTGGCGCATCCGGGCAGCCTCGTCATCGACATCGCCGGCGACGCCTCGGTGCAGATGACGATCCAGGAGATGGCGACGGCGGTGCAGTACGAGCTGCCGATCAAGATCTTCATCCTCAACAACCAGTACATGGGCATGGTGCGGCAGTGGCAGCAGCTCCTGCACGGCAACCGGCTGTCGCATTCCTACACCGAAGCGATGCCGGACTTCGTCAAGCTCGCCGAAGCCTACGGCGCGGTCGGCATGCAGGTGATCAAGCCGTCGGATCTCGACGGCGCGATCCAGGACATGATCAAGGTGAACAAGCCGGTGCTGTTCGACTGCCGCGTCGCCGCGCTGGAGAACTGCTTCCCGATGATCCCGTCGGGCAAGGCGCACAACGAAATGCTGCTGCCGGCCGAAGCCACCGACGAAGCCACCGCAGCCGCCTTCGCCGGCGGCAAGGCGCTGGTGTGA
- the ilvN gene encoding acetolactate synthase small subunit, which produces MTQPASAYFMEERHDPNETHTLSVIVQNEPGVLARVIGLFSGRGYNIESLTVSETEAQKHLSRITIVTTGTPMVIQQIKNQLDRMVPVYRVVDMTLSGRSIERELAMVKLRGTGDHRVESLRLAEAFRARVIDASTESFVFEITGNSSKINQFIELMRPLGLVEVVRTGVAAIGRGAEGM; this is translated from the coding sequence ATGACCCAGCCCGCATCCGCTTACTTCATGGAAGAGCGCCACGATCCGAACGAGACCCACACGCTTTCGGTGATCGTGCAGAACGAGCCCGGCGTTCTGGCCCGGGTGATCGGCCTGTTCTCGGGCCGCGGCTACAACATCGAAAGTCTCACGGTGTCGGAGACCGAGGCGCAGAAGCACCTGTCCCGCATCACCATCGTCACTACCGGCACGCCGATGGTGATCCAGCAGATCAAGAATCAGCTCGACCGCATGGTCCCGGTGTATCGCGTCGTCGACATGACGCTGAGCGGCCGCTCGATCGAGCGCGAGCTGGCGATGGTCAAACTGCGCGGCACCGGCGACCACCGCGTCGAATCGCTGCGGCTCGCCGAAGCCTTCCGGGCCCGGGTGATCGACGCCTCGACCGAGAGCTTCGTGTTCGAGATCACCGGCAACTCGTCGAAGATCAATCAGTTCATCGAGCTGATGCGCCCGCTCGGCCTGGTCGAGGTGGTCCGCACCGGCGTCGCCGCGATCGGCCGCGGCGCAGAGGGGATGTAG
- a CDS encoding host attachment family protein — translation MALIPHNTLVVVADGRGALLLRNTGKPANVTLRHERKLEPTNLENEGPSGSRPEDQTQAQTDEATFAKQLSNTLNKMKLDGEFDQLVLVADPQTLGQIRPILHKTVEASLIRSLAKDLTNHPLDQIAEAIAA, via the coding sequence ATGGCTCTCATCCCGCACAACACGCTCGTCGTCGTCGCCGATGGGCGCGGCGCCCTCCTGCTGCGAAACACCGGCAAGCCGGCCAACGTGACGCTGCGGCATGAACGCAAGTTGGAACCGACCAATCTGGAGAACGAGGGACCGTCCGGATCGCGCCCCGAGGACCAGACCCAGGCCCAGACCGACGAGGCGACCTTCGCCAAGCAGCTCAGCAACACGCTGAACAAGATGAAGCTCGACGGCGAGTTCGACCAGCTCGTACTGGTCGCCGATCCGCAGACCCTCGGCCAGATCCGTCCGATTCTGCACAAGACGGTCGAGGCCTCGCTGATCCGCTCGCTGGCGAAGGATCTCACCAACCACCCGCTGGATCAGATCGCCGAGGCGATCGCGGCTTAG
- a CDS encoding EamA family transporter, whose translation MKPADIVLALLVALIWGLGFVFTRYALTEMSPTVLNLLRFAITALPCLVLPRPKLALPVWIGISLLLVWQYLTQSWGISQGVPAGLTAVIVQSQALFTIAFAAVLLGERPTRAQLIGIGVAACGLLLICFTVGYDFTVLAFTVTMTAPIAFAFSNLLLRRAQGVPMLDLFAWISAASLPPLALAAWVADGGPAIWHELTHLSPGVMAAMLSLSIGSTTIGYWIWGRLLHAYSAAQVVPFALLVPFIGAGASSLVFGETFGPLRLAGMLIVVAGLAIMLLFGRAKPELPETA comes from the coding sequence ATGAAGCCGGCCGACATCGTGCTTGCGCTGCTCGTTGCCCTGATCTGGGGGCTTGGCTTCGTGTTCACGCGCTACGCCCTGACCGAAATGTCGCCGACGGTGCTCAATCTGCTGCGCTTCGCCATCACGGCGCTGCCGTGCCTGGTGCTGCCGCGGCCGAAGCTGGCGCTCCCGGTTTGGATCGGCATCAGCCTGCTGCTGGTCTGGCAGTATCTCACCCAGAGCTGGGGCATCTCGCAGGGCGTGCCGGCGGGACTCACCGCGGTGATCGTGCAGAGCCAGGCGCTTTTCACCATCGCGTTCGCGGCGGTCCTGCTTGGCGAGCGCCCGACCCGGGCGCAACTGATCGGCATCGGCGTCGCCGCCTGCGGGCTGCTGCTGATCTGCTTCACCGTCGGTTATGATTTCACCGTTCTGGCCTTCACAGTGACGATGACGGCGCCGATCGCCTTCGCTTTTTCCAATCTGCTGCTGCGCCGGGCCCAGGGCGTACCGATGCTCGACCTGTTCGCCTGGATCAGCGCGGCCTCGCTGCCGCCGCTGGCGTTGGCTGCCTGGGTGGCGGATGGCGGGCCGGCGATCTGGCACGAGCTGACCCATCTGTCGCCTGGCGTGATGGCGGCGATGCTGTCGCTGTCGATCGGCTCGACCACCATCGGCTATTGGATCTGGGGCCGGCTGCTGCACGCCTACAGCGCCGCGCAGGTTGTGCCTTTTGCATTGTTGGTGCCGTTCATCGGGGCGGGGGCGTCGAGCCTGGTGTTCGGGGAGACCTTCGGCCCGCTGCGGCTGGCCGGCATGCTGATCGTGGTCGCCGGGCTGGCGATCATGCTGTTGTTCGGCCGCGCCAAGCCCGAACTGCCTGAAACCGCCTGA